TCGGACTAGGACCACATTCAGTTGGTGACATACTTGATTGTGGTTGATTGTGGACACTTTTTGTCAAGTCCTGGTCCGGAAGAAGACAGTGATTGGGAGGTTCACAGCTCCAAGAGTCAGTGTCAGTTCTCATAATCATCGAGAAGGATTGGCATGATCATTTATTTAAGGTGGACTCACCGATTAGAGCTCCCAGCGTGAAGGGAGTCAGCTTCTTGAAGACAATGGAGTCGCTTGGCTTGTTCCCTTCAAACACCTTAGAAGTAAGAAAACAGGCTGAGTCACCTGACGCTGGGCGACGGCCATCAGATAGACGCATCCTCCGACCGCTGGTCTTACTTTGTGAGGAAGAA
The sequence above is drawn from the Nerophis lumbriciformis linkage group LG33, RoL_Nlum_v2.1, whole genome shotgun sequence genome and encodes:
- the LOC133575627 gene encoding glucose-6-phosphate isomerase-like, which gives rise to MLQILAANFLAQTEALMKGKTSEEARKELVASGLSGATLENLLPHKVFEGNKPSDSIVFKKLTPFTLGALIGLDKKCPQSTTIKYVTN